A DNA window from Litorivicinus lipolyticus contains the following coding sequences:
- a CDS encoding 5-oxoprolinase subunit C family protein gives MSLIVEATSPLHSLQDAGRFGYSRFGISNAGAADLMSFYWANWLLDNPAATATLELVGGGFACTFTDNLTIALTGAHCGATLNGLPVEPWVSLAIKAGDLLRLGSPRAGRIAYLSVAGGFDCAPALGSLSVARRDGLGGWDGQGTSLQRDQVLPVLPRQVAQKAVPRRFVPDYRRPVLLNLMPGFEFEQFSAADRSALTAQPFQLSRQVDRMGARLQDGPVLRPPGIEYSSPIPLGAVQVPADGNPIVLMRDRQSLGGYAKLGCVCRESIGALIQRPAGTAVGFTRVEVAAMQARMNRVSEFFGVRAP, from the coding sequence ATGTCGCTGATTGTTGAGGCCACCAGCCCGTTGCACTCGCTTCAAGACGCGGGGCGCTTTGGCTATTCTCGATTTGGCATTTCCAACGCCGGTGCGGCGGACCTGATGAGCTTTTATTGGGCCAACTGGTTGCTCGATAACCCCGCCGCTACGGCGACGCTAGAATTGGTGGGTGGCGGGTTTGCCTGCACCTTTACCGACAACCTGACAATCGCGCTTACCGGCGCTCATTGCGGCGCCACCCTAAACGGCTTACCGGTGGAACCCTGGGTCAGCCTGGCGATTAAAGCGGGTGATTTGTTGCGGCTGGGCTCGCCTAGGGCTGGGCGAATTGCTTATTTATCGGTGGCTGGCGGTTTTGATTGCGCGCCTGCCCTGGGCAGTTTGTCCGTTGCCCGGCGTGACGGTCTGGGCGGGTGGGACGGTCAGGGCACGTCACTGCAGCGCGACCAGGTGCTGCCAGTGCTGCCACGCCAGGTGGCGCAGAAAGCGGTGCCGCGACGCTTTGTTCCAGACTATCGTCGACCCGTGCTGCTGAACTTGATGCCCGGGTTTGAGTTTGAGCAGTTTTCGGCGGCGGACCGCTCTGCCCTGACGGCTCAGCCTTTTCAGTTGTCCCGCCAAGTCGACCGCATGGGCGCACGGCTTCAGGATGGCCCGGTGTTGCGTCCGCCAGGCATCGAATACTCGTCACCGATTCCTCTGGGTGCGGTCCAGGTGCCGGCAGATGGCAACCCGATTGTGCTGATGCGCGACCGCCAGTCGCTCGGCGGCTACGCCAAGTTGGGTTGTGTGTGCCGCGAAAGCATCGGTGCGCTGATCCAGCGGCCGGCCGGCACCGCGGTCGGGTTCACCCGCGTCGAGGTCGCGGCGATGCAGGCGCGGATGAACCGGGTGTCGGAATTTTTCGGCGTCCGCGCGCCCTAG
- a CDS encoding class I SAM-dependent methyltransferase produces the protein MLMWNEKFAGDAYFYGVAPCEWLVMNRHRYPTGGRALAIGDGEGRNGVYLASLGLDTTSLDQSEVGLAKAEKLAAARAVELSTWHADLADIELATDHYDVIVAIYAHLPQPLRAHTHAACARALKPGGLFVLEAFHPKQLNYRSGGPKIVDLLYRAEDVCSELHGLTVLDAQEGLTQLAEGTGHRGPGYVTRVVARRD, from the coding sequence ATGCTTATGTGGAATGAAAAGTTCGCCGGTGACGCCTACTTTTACGGTGTCGCGCCCTGCGAGTGGCTGGTTATGAATCGCCACCGCTACCCAACCGGCGGCCGCGCCTTGGCGATTGGGGATGGCGAGGGTCGCAACGGCGTCTACCTGGCATCGCTGGGCCTGGACACGACCAGCCTGGATCAGTCCGAGGTCGGACTGGCCAAGGCCGAAAAACTCGCGGCGGCGCGCGCGGTTGAATTATCCACTTGGCATGCCGACCTGGCCGACATTGAGCTGGCGACGGATCACTATGACGTGATCGTCGCGATCTACGCGCATTTGCCGCAGCCGCTGCGCGCGCACACCCATGCCGCCTGCGCCCGGGCGCTCAAACCCGGCGGTTTATTCGTGCTCGAAGCCTTTCATCCCAAGCAACTCAATTACCGTTCCGGTGGCCCTAAAATTGTCGATCTGTTGTACCGCGCGGAAGACGTTTGTTCCGAGCTGCATGGGTTGACGGTGCTGGACGCCCAGGAAGGCCTGACACAGTTGGCCGAAGGCACGGGGCACCGCGGCCCGGGCTACGTGACGCGCGTGGTGGCACGCCGGGACTGA
- a CDS encoding 5-oxoprolinase subunit B family protein, with translation MPPSNPEPFTWVNEDTVSIRFGAPDDPAAATRAGLFVDAVLQLDDVLDAYSGFGQAMVTLSPPFDLTALETCMAHQLSVPPAPHPLLRVPVCYHPDVAPDQASAAEALGLSVQALVTAHASCELTVMAMGFAPGFGYLGGLPAHLRLPRKATPRANVPAGSVAIAERQSVIYPTETPGGWHLIGRSPVTLMQYQSAPCSLFQIGQAVQFYPISLAEYHAWTPDVADC, from the coding sequence ATGCCGCCGAGTAACCCGGAACCCTTTACCTGGGTCAACGAAGACACCGTCTCGATTCGATTCGGGGCGCCGGATGACCCGGCCGCGGCAACGCGGGCGGGTCTGTTTGTCGATGCGGTGCTGCAACTGGACGACGTGTTGGATGCCTACTCGGGTTTTGGTCAGGCTATGGTGACGCTGTCGCCGCCGTTCGATTTGACCGCTCTTGAAACCTGCATGGCGCACCAGTTGTCGGTGCCGCCGGCGCCGCACCCGCTGTTGCGGGTGCCGGTCTGTTATCACCCCGATGTCGCCCCGGACCAGGCAAGCGCCGCCGAGGCCTTGGGGTTGTCAGTCCAGGCGCTGGTGACGGCGCACGCGAGTTGTGAACTGACGGTCATGGCAATGGGGTTTGCCCCAGGTTTTGGCTACCTCGGCGGCTTGCCGGCGCACTTGCGGTTGCCACGCAAGGCCACACCGCGTGCCAATGTACCGGCCGGCAGCGTCGCCATTGCTGAACGCCAGAGCGTGATTTACCCGACCGAGACGCCGGGTGGCTGGCATCTCATTGGACGCTCGCCGGTGACGCTGATGCAGTACCAATCCGCGCCTTGTTCGCTGTTCCAGATCGGACAGGCCGTTCAGTTTTATCCCATTTCGCTCGCCGAATACCACGCATGGACGCCTGATGTCGCTGATTGTTGA
- a CDS encoding DUF423 domain-containing protein produces the protein MAATFCLLIALAIGLGAFGQHALAAHLAAKQMATFGTATDYLLVQSVEVV, from the coding sequence TTGGCGGCCACATTTTGTCTGCTGATTGCCCTAGCCATTGGCTTAGGGGCATTCGGCCAGCATGCTTTGGCAGCACACCTAGCGGCCAAGCAGATGGCGACCTTTGGCACCGCAACTGATTACCTGTTGGTTCAATCCGTGGAGGTG
- a CDS encoding pirin family protein has protein sequence MYLRPANERGHANHGWLDSHHSFSFANYHDPKHMGFSVLRVINDDQVQPSMGFGTHGHQDMEIISYVMQGRLAHKDSEGNVETIPAGDVQIMSAGTGIQHSEFNGSDQEAVKFLQIWVLPSTAGGAPRYEQKTIAQTDRMTAIVSPSGGDSAVAIKQDMTLYRLMLNAGDTQTLEVGSRRGYLHVIEGQARAGGQQFGPGDGVGLENAEALTLDADEAFTALWFDLP, from the coding sequence ATGTATCTACGCCCAGCGAACGAACGTGGCCATGCCAACCACGGCTGGCTCGACAGCCACCACAGCTTTTCGTTTGCCAACTACCATGATCCCAAACACATGGGCTTTTCCGTGTTGCGCGTTATCAATGACGACCAGGTTCAGCCGAGCATGGGCTTTGGCACCCACGGCCATCAGGACATGGAAATCATCTCGTACGTCATGCAAGGCCGTTTGGCGCACAAAGACAGCGAGGGCAACGTTGAAACAATTCCCGCCGGCGACGTCCAAATCATGAGCGCCGGCACCGGAATACAGCATTCCGAATTCAACGGCTCCGATCAGGAGGCGGTCAAGTTTTTGCAAATTTGGGTGCTGCCGTCGACCGCGGGTGGCGCGCCTCGCTACGAGCAAAAAACGATTGCCCAAACTGACCGAATGACAGCCATCGTGTCACCCAGCGGCGGTGACAGCGCGGTTGCCATCAAGCAAGACATGACGCTGTATCGACTGATGTTAAATGCAGGCGACACACAAACACTGGAGGTTGGCTCGCGCCGCGGCTATCTGCATGTGATTGAAGGGCAGGCTCGCGCCGGCGGCCAGCAGTTCGGTCCCGGCGACGGCGTTGGGCTTGAAAACGCTGAAGCGTTGACGCTGGACGCGGATGAAGCGTTCACCGCGCTGTGGTTTGACCTGCCCTAG
- a CDS encoding phosphatase PAP2 family protein gives MPATPFRPLIGLLTLVIAVAVAIEWAQADLWLADRIFEVQGGRWVLREHWLLEDLLHSAGRTLSALCALVVLLVAGYRGWRYSFKAALPEAVLFASLITSTALVSALKRVTQVGCPWDYQRYGGSHSYHPIFSPRAATDLALNCFPGGHASAGYAWVALYAYALYRQPRWAMAGLGVGLGMGIIFDVTQQLRGAHFISHGLWSLIIALSVTLFAVHRLDRTHGALT, from the coding sequence ATGCCCGCAACCCCATTTCGCCCACTGATTGGGCTACTGACCCTCGTTATCGCCGTGGCGGTCGCTATCGAATGGGCCCAAGCGGACCTGTGGCTTGCCGACCGCATTTTTGAGGTTCAGGGCGGCCGCTGGGTACTGCGTGAGCACTGGCTGTTGGAAGACCTTCTGCACAGTGCCGGGCGCACGCTGAGTGCCCTGTGCGCGCTGGTGGTGTTGCTCGTGGCCGGCTACCGCGGCTGGCGCTATTCATTCAAGGCCGCGCTACCCGAGGCGGTCCTATTCGCCAGCCTAATCACCAGCACTGCCCTGGTGTCCGCATTGAAGCGGGTGACTCAGGTCGGCTGCCCGTGGGATTACCAACGGTATGGCGGCAGCCACAGCTACCACCCGATTTTCAGCCCACGAGCGGCCACCGACCTGGCGCTAAATTGCTTTCCAGGCGGCCATGCGAGCGCCGGCTACGCCTGGGTCGCGTTGTATGCGTATGCACTCTACCGCCAGCCCAGGTGGGCCATGGCCGGCCTTGGCGTCGGCTTGGGCATGGGTATCATTTTTGATGTCACCCAACAGCTGCGCGGCGCGCACTTTATTTCGCATGGCCTATGGTCACTGATCATCGCCCTGTCGGTGACACTGTTCGCGGTCCACCGACTGGATCGCACGCACGGAGCGCTAACATGA
- a CDS encoding diacylglycerol kinase — translation MKPTSPVPIPSGARRWTFAFKNSLKGLRYAVKHQAAVREELIALAASVPLALWLIDSIAARLAAVLSVVFVLIVEIINSAIETTLDRVSTEFNQLTGAAKDMGSLAVLLAMAVSAAIWTYGIALT, via the coding sequence ATGAAACCAACATCACCGGTGCCAATTCCAAGCGGTGCCCGCCGCTGGACATTTGCCTTTAAAAACTCGCTCAAAGGTCTTCGTTACGCCGTCAAACATCAGGCCGCGGTGCGCGAGGAGCTGATCGCCTTAGCCGCCTCGGTACCGCTGGCCCTGTGGTTGATCGACTCGATCGCAGCGCGTTTGGCAGCGGTCCTGAGCGTGGTGTTCGTGCTGATCGTAGAGATCATCAATTCGGCCATCGAAACCACCTTGGACCGGGTCTCGACCGAATTCAATCAACTGACCGGTGCCGCTAAAGACATGGGCTCCCTTGCGGTGCTGCTCGCCATGGCGGTCTCGGCGGCAATTTGGACCTATGGAATCGCCTTAACATGA
- a CDS encoding YitT family protein, with protein MEPIKRNPTDHRVWEDLFGIAIGVTLCGLGLLIFRDLGLTVGGTAGLALLVHYGTGLSLGLSYSLINLPFYAFAWVKMGWAFTLRTLITVTLLSVGVEWAASMIQFSRLDPLLGTWVAGVLVGMGLLSVFRHGSSFGGSGILAAFLQDHFGIKAGYVQLAFDSVVLLVAFLMLEPSALAYSVVSALILNGLVAVNHNRARYVGVT; from the coding sequence ATGGAACCTATTAAACGGAACCCCACGGACCACCGCGTCTGGGAAGACCTATTTGGCATCGCCATTGGCGTCACCTTGTGCGGCCTTGGGCTGCTTATTTTTCGAGACCTTGGACTGACCGTTGGCGGCACCGCAGGCCTGGCATTGCTGGTGCACTACGGCACCGGTTTAAGTTTGGGGTTAAGTTACTCACTCATTAACCTGCCTTTTTATGCCTTTGCCTGGGTCAAGATGGGTTGGGCCTTTACCTTGCGTACGCTGATCACGGTGACGCTATTGTCGGTCGGTGTGGAGTGGGCGGCCAGCATGATTCAGTTCTCGCGCCTTGATCCGCTGTTGGGCACCTGGGTCGCTGGGGTGTTGGTTGGCATGGGCTTGTTGTCGGTGTTTCGTCACGGCTCCAGCTTTGGTGGTTCGGGCATTCTGGCGGCATTTTTACAGGACCATTTCGGCATCAAAGCGGGCTACGTCCAGTTGGCCTTTGACTCGGTCGTGCTGTTGGTGGCTTTTTTGATGCTGGAACCCTCGGCACTGGCGTATTCGGTGGTGTCGGCGCTGATTTTGAACGGTCTGGTCGCGGTCAATCACAACCGCGCCCGCTATGTCGGGGTGACCTAG
- a CDS encoding zinc ABC transporter substrate-binding protein: MAANSLVASASAPRLVADIPPVHSLLSSLTLGVTEPALLLPRGGSAHAFALRPSQAALLSDADLVVWMGPQLMPALERAMQTLAADVESLELLDLPSTARLDVRMDAVFDADHADHADHADHADHADHADHADHADHADHADHADHADHADHADHADHADHDDHDDHAHEGVDPHAWLDPANAQAWVRAMAAQLIAIDGDHADQYRRNLDATLADLTSLDQQLSSMLAPVKASPFVVLHDAFQYLEARYQLANMGAISASDNQAPSPARLQQLIHAMEDAGVVCVMTEPQANTGLINAVTRDGDIKIGELDPAGELLEPGPELYRQLMLNASKSLRACLG; the protein is encoded by the coding sequence ATGGCTGCAAATTCCCTGGTGGCATCCGCCTCGGCGCCGCGTTTGGTCGCGGATATTCCACCGGTCCATTCACTGTTGTCGTCGTTGACCCTCGGCGTCACTGAACCTGCACTGCTTTTGCCTCGGGGTGGCTCGGCACACGCCTTTGCCTTGCGTCCGTCACAGGCCGCGTTGTTGAGCGATGCGGATTTGGTAGTTTGGATGGGGCCGCAGTTAATGCCGGCGCTGGAGCGTGCGATGCAGACCTTGGCTGCGGATGTCGAGTCGCTGGAGTTGCTGGACCTGCCATCGACTGCGCGTTTGGATGTGCGCATGGATGCGGTGTTTGATGCCGACCATGCCGACCATGCCGACCATGCCGACCATGCCGACCATGCCGACCATGCCGACCATGCCGACCATGCCGACCATGCCGACCATGCCGACCATGCCGACCATGCCGACCATGCCGACCATGCCGACCATGCCGACCATGCCGACCATGACGACCATGACGACCATGCGCACGAGGGGGTTGATCCCCACGCCTGGTTGGACCCCGCCAATGCCCAAGCCTGGGTGCGTGCGATGGCGGCCCAGCTCATCGCTATCGACGGCGACCATGCGGATCAGTACCGACGTAACCTGGATGCCACGCTGGCCGATTTGACCTCGCTGGACCAGCAACTGTCGTCGATGCTGGCGCCGGTTAAGGCGTCGCCGTTTGTGGTGTTGCACGACGCATTTCAGTATTTGGAAGCGCGCTACCAACTTGCGAATATGGGCGCAATTTCAGCCAGCGACAATCAGGCGCCCAGCCCGGCGCGTTTGCAGCAGTTAATCCACGCTATGGAAGATGCCGGTGTGGTCTGTGTCATGACTGAGCCACAGGCGAACACTGGCTTGATTAACGCGGTGACGCGCGATGGAGACATCAAGATCGGCGAATTGGACCCGGCCGGTGAATTATTGGAGCCGGGCCCAGAGCTTTACCGGCAGTTAATGTTAAACGCGTCGAAATCCCTGCGCGCATGCCTCGGGTGA
- a CDS encoding transcriptional repressor — protein MPQSESPSFERHDHNHCIASTVGMVATACADQGLQLTPVRKRVLELLLDQHRALGAYELLDGLRADGLGSQPPAVYRALEFLVSHGFAHKIERLNAFIACGFAATRHSPAFLICRGCHAIAEADSDGISAAIEKTARDCGFVTEQRVVEIEGLCPRCVTEQPA, from the coding sequence GTGCCCCAGTCCGAGTCCCCAAGTTTCGAGCGCCACGACCACAATCACTGCATTGCCTCAACCGTGGGCATGGTGGCGACAGCCTGTGCCGACCAGGGCCTGCAACTGACACCCGTGCGCAAACGCGTACTCGAGCTGTTGCTGGACCAGCACCGTGCACTCGGCGCCTACGAGCTGCTGGACGGTCTGCGTGCTGACGGGTTGGGCTCACAACCACCGGCAGTTTACCGGGCTCTCGAGTTTCTGGTTAGCCACGGCTTCGCCCACAAAATCGAACGCTTAAACGCCTTTATAGCCTGCGGATTCGCAGCCACACGCCATTCGCCGGCCTTTTTAATTTGCCGCGGCTGCCATGCCATCGCCGAAGCCGACTCGGACGGCATCAGCGCCGCTATTGAAAAGACCGCGCGTGACTGTGGCTTTGTGACCGAACAACGGGTGGTCGAAATCGAAGGTCTGTGTCCACGCTGCGTTACTGAGCAGCCCGCATGA
- a CDS encoding metal ABC transporter permease, producing MFDDFFTRATLAGLGASLAAAPLGCFVVWRRMAYFGDATAHASILGVALALALQTSIFLGVLSVALLMAITVSGLSGRGVATDTLLGVMAHSALAIAMVAVSFLSGVRIDLMAYLFGDILAVGKTDLAVIWGGAVVVLGLLSWRWSALLTATLNPDLAYASGIDPKREQRILTITLALVVAVAIKVVGVLLIAAMLLIPAAAARAVARTPEQMAVIAAIIGATSAVVGLRAALVFDTPAGPSIVCVATAAFIVASISKKVAAQWN from the coding sequence ATGTTTGATGATTTTTTCACCCGCGCCACCCTCGCCGGCCTCGGCGCATCATTGGCCGCCGCACCGCTAGGCTGCTTTGTGGTGTGGCGGCGCATGGCGTATTTCGGCGATGCCACCGCGCACGCCTCGATTTTGGGCGTGGCATTGGCGCTGGCGCTGCAAACATCAATCTTTTTGGGCGTTCTCAGCGTCGCCCTGCTAATGGCCATCACCGTGTCCGGATTAAGCGGCCGTGGTGTGGCCACCGATACCTTGCTGGGCGTGATGGCGCACTCGGCGTTAGCGATCGCCATGGTCGCGGTGTCCTTCCTATCCGGCGTCCGGATTGACTTGATGGCCTATCTATTCGGCGACATTTTAGCCGTCGGCAAAACTGATTTGGCGGTCATTTGGGGCGGCGCGGTGGTTGTGTTAGGTCTGCTGAGTTGGCGTTGGTCGGCCCTGCTAACCGCGACCCTGAACCCCGACCTGGCCTACGCCAGTGGCATCGACCCCAAGCGCGAACAGCGCATACTGACCATCACACTGGCGCTGGTGGTCGCGGTTGCCATCAAAGTGGTGGGTGTATTGTTAATTGCGGCCATGTTGTTGATCCCGGCCGCCGCCGCCCGTGCCGTCGCACGGACCCCCGAGCAAATGGCAGTGATCGCGGCGATCATTGGCGCCACATCCGCCGTGGTCGGGTTGCGCGCCGCGCTGGTGTTCGACACCCCCGCCGGCCCCAGCATCGTTTGTGTCGCCACCGCGGCCTTTATTGTCGCCAGCATCAGCAAAAAAGTGGCTGCGCAATGGAACTAA
- a CDS encoding MBL fold metallo-hydrolase, with amino-acid sequence MLLRFLIGALWSTLALAERPAHHTDNGFANSDGSQANKPFSSFLKWRRARSELPLDDYYSEARIAATLDPLGYQSNPPLDFSTPAHGARVTWLGHATFLVQTPSLNLLTDPHFSGRASPFSFAGPKRFVAPPVPVPELPRIDVVVISHNHYDHLDTQSVRQLAKHPQGSPLFLVPLGLADWMAAKGVDNAVEMDWWQSRAVKGATVSMVPVHHWSARGLDDRNQTLWGGWTLKADGFNFFFAGDTGWSDDFAEIGRRLGPFDLSAIPIGAYEPRWFMKEQHVNPSEAVDIHRAVNSRFSIGMHWGTFQLTDEPFDQPVKDLSAALIEKGVDPDEFVVLPHGAQWRWNP; translated from the coding sequence GTGTTGTTACGTTTTTTAATCGGGGCGTTGTGGTCGACCCTGGCGTTGGCTGAACGGCCGGCGCACCACACTGACAATGGGTTTGCGAACAGCGATGGCAGCCAGGCCAACAAACCGTTTTCCAGTTTTCTGAAGTGGCGCCGCGCGCGCTCTGAGTTGCCGCTGGATGACTACTATTCGGAGGCCCGAATCGCCGCGACCCTGGACCCACTGGGCTATCAGTCAAACCCACCGTTGGACTTTTCGACGCCGGCGCACGGCGCCCGGGTGACCTGGCTGGGGCATGCGACGTTTTTGGTCCAAACCCCGAGTTTGAATTTGCTGACCGACCCGCATTTTTCAGGGCGCGCGTCGCCCTTTAGTTTTGCCGGCCCCAAACGTTTTGTGGCGCCGCCGGTGCCGGTGCCCGAGTTGCCGCGTATTGATGTGGTGGTGATCTCGCACAACCATTACGACCACTTGGACACCCAGTCCGTGCGCCAGCTTGCCAAGCACCCGCAAGGCAGTCCGCTGTTTTTGGTGCCACTGGGCTTAGCCGATTGGATGGCGGCCAAGGGCGTCGATAACGCGGTTGAAATGGATTGGTGGCAGTCGCGTGCGGTCAAGGGCGCGACGGTGTCGATGGTGCCGGTCCACCACTGGAGCGCGCGCGGCCTGGATGATCGTAACCAGACCCTATGGGGCGGCTGGACCCTCAAGGCCGATGGCTTTAACTTTTTCTTTGCCGGTGACACCGGCTGGTCCGACGACTTTGCCGAAATCGGTCGTCGCTTGGGGCCGTTTGACCTAAGCGCGATTCCGATCGGTGCCTATGAGCCGCGCTGGTTCATGAAGGAACAGCACGTCAACCCCAGCGAGGCGGTGGATATTCACCGTGCAGTCAACAGTCGATTCTCGATCGGCATGCATTGGGGCACCTTTCAGCTGACCGATGAACCCTTCGATCAGCCCGTTAAGGACCTGTCCGCGGCGCTGATTGAAAAAGGTGTCGACCCGGATGAATTTGTGGTCCTGCCGCATGGGGCCCAGTGGCGTTGGAATCCCTAG
- a CDS encoding phosphoethanolamine transferase, which yields MTPQYRLIALFSLAFAGLYNAVFFNQFARVYPFSVDALSFYIAIFGLIWAAHALILGLLSSRYSLKPLLVLFALTGGACAYFMATYGVVIDAAMIDSLAATDGAEAAGLMSVKMLAYNLGLGALPAWLIVTRTVRFRTTLVELRAKFLFTALTLAVAGLSIGSHSADFASFFREHKTVRYYTNPIGPLYAAIAWARDQSTRPRGNMIASAVSTDAIIDEHAEHGADRELIVMIVGETARADHFELNGYARATNPRLSGRDDLVSFHQISSCGTSTAVSVPCMFSPDTRSEFDGDSIYLRENALDVLTRLGVNVLWRDNNSSSKGVAKRVRYEDFRSPERNPVCDPECRDVGMLDGLDRYVEEHPTGDILIVLHQMGNHGPEYFKRYPAAFEHFTPTCQTNQLGDCSREAIINAYDNALRYTDHFIAESIDWLEGYPSFETALLYVSDHGESLGENGLYLHGMPYTFAPESQTQVPAILWTGARYDLQAGDLVAAADAAHSHDQVYCTLLTLFEVATHECGRGLLSP from the coding sequence ATGACCCCACAATACCGACTGATCGCGCTGTTTAGTCTGGCATTTGCCGGCCTCTACAACGCAGTATTTTTTAACCAGTTCGCTCGGGTTTACCCATTCAGCGTGGACGCTTTGTCGTTTTACATCGCGATCTTTGGGCTGATATGGGCAGCGCACGCGCTGATCTTGGGCCTACTCAGCTCACGCTACAGCCTGAAACCCTTGCTGGTGCTTTTTGCCTTAACCGGTGGCGCGTGCGCCTACTTTATGGCGACCTATGGCGTGGTCATTGATGCAGCCATGATCGACAGCCTGGCGGCAACGGACGGTGCCGAAGCGGCCGGACTGATGAGCGTAAAAATGCTCGCATATAACCTAGGATTAGGCGCCCTGCCGGCTTGGCTTATTGTCACTCGCACCGTTCGCTTTCGAACGACGCTGGTCGAGTTACGCGCCAAATTCTTGTTTACGGCGCTGACGCTGGCTGTCGCCGGGCTGAGCATTGGCTCCCACAGCGCCGACTTCGCGTCGTTCTTTCGCGAACACAAAACCGTGCGCTATTACACCAATCCGATTGGTCCCCTGTACGCCGCGATCGCCTGGGCACGCGACCAATCCACACGCCCCCGCGGCAACATGATCGCCAGCGCGGTCAGCACCGACGCCATCATCGACGAGCACGCCGAGCACGGTGCGGACCGCGAGCTAATCGTCATGATCGTTGGCGAGACCGCGCGTGCGGATCACTTCGAGCTGAATGGATACGCCCGCGCCACCAACCCACGATTGAGCGGGCGCGACGACCTGGTGTCGTTCCACCAAATTAGCTCATGTGGCACGTCCACCGCGGTCTCGGTGCCGTGCATGTTTTCGCCGGATACCCGCAGCGAGTTCGACGGCGACTCGATATACCTGCGCGAGAACGCATTGGATGTATTGACTCGGCTGGGGGTTAACGTGCTCTGGCGTGATAACAACTCGTCCTCGAAAGGCGTCGCCAAACGCGTCCGCTACGAAGACTTTCGATCGCCCGAGCGCAATCCTGTGTGCGACCCCGAGTGCCGCGACGTCGGCATGCTGGACGGCTTGGACCGCTACGTTGAAGAACACCCCACCGGCGACATCCTGATCGTGCTGCACCAGATGGGCAATCACGGCCCGGAGTACTTCAAACGCTACCCAGCCGCCTTTGAACACTTCACCCCGACCTGCCAAACCAACCAATTGGGTGATTGCAGCCGCGAAGCAATCATCAATGCTTACGACAATGCCCTGCGCTACACGGATCACTTCATTGCCGAGAGCATCGATTGGCTGGAAGGCTATCCGAGCTTTGAAACAGCGCTGTTGTATGTCAGCGACCACGGCGAATCACTGGGTGAAAACGGCTTGTACCTGCACGGCATGCCATACACGTTTGCGCCCGAGTCCCAGACCCAGGTGCCGGCCATCTTGTGGACCGGTGCACGCTATGACCTGCAAGCAGGCGATCTGGTCGCCGCAGCCGATGCGGCGCACTCCCACGATCAGGTGTATTGCACCTTGTTGACCCTGTTTGAAGTGGCCACTCACGAGTGTGGCCGCGGCTTGCTGTCGCCCTAA
- a CDS encoding ATP-binding cassette domain-containing protein — translation MSGLIELAHVGVQLGKKTVLQSIDVSIQPGEIITIVGPNGSGKSTLLRTIIGAIRPNKGRVTRAADLRIGYVPQKLHIDPTLPITARRFLSLPTAVSDNVAKQALERAGVGAQAQQQMSDLSGGQFQRVLLARALLNEPNLLILDEATQGLDQPGSADFYQQIEQLRDSLGCAVLMVSHELHVVMSASDRVICLNGHICCEGEPEHVASAPEYRALFGSGTHGSLALYRHDHNHSHDHSDHDHV, via the coding sequence ATGAGCGGCTTGATTGAACTGGCGCACGTGGGCGTGCAACTGGGTAAAAAAACCGTGCTGCAAAGCATTGATGTGTCCATCCAACCGGGCGAGATTATTACCATCGTGGGGCCCAATGGTTCGGGTAAATCGACGCTACTGCGCACCATTATTGGCGCCATTCGGCCCAACAAAGGTCGCGTGACTCGGGCCGCTGACCTGCGTATTGGCTACGTTCCACAAAAGCTGCACATTGACCCAACATTGCCGATTACTGCACGCCGCTTCTTGTCCCTGCCGACCGCAGTCAGCGATAACGTTGCCAAACAGGCCTTGGAGCGCGCTGGCGTCGGCGCCCAGGCCCAGCAACAAATGAGCGACCTGTCCGGCGGTCAATTTCAGCGCGTACTGTTGGCGCGCGCGCTGCTGAACGAGCCCAACTTACTAATATTGGATGAGGCCACCCAGGGCCTGGACCAACCCGGCTCCGCCGACTTTTACCAACAAATTGAACAGCTCCGCGACAGCCTGGGTTGCGCTGTGCTGATGGTCAGCCACGAATTGCACGTAGTCATGAGCGCGTCGGACCGGGTGATTTGCCTGAACGGCCATATTTGCTGCGAAGGCGAACCGGAGCACGTGGCCTCGGCCCCGGAGTACCGCGCCCTGTTTGGTTCAGGCACGCACGGCTCGCTGGCACTGTATCGCCACGACCACAATCACAGCCACGACCACAGCGATCACGATCATGTTTGA